The nucleotide window CACTTCCTTTTGGAATGTGAAATCTTCCTTTGCTGAGGGTTTAATATATATGAAGAGACAGCTGCCATAGGAGAGAGAAATGACAATCATGTGGGAAGAACAGGTAGAAaaagctttctttctttgctGGACAGAAGGAAATCTCATTATCGTCTGGATAATATTTGAGTAGGAGAAAATTACTAACCCTAAGGTGGTCATCAATGTCACTATGGCTAAGAGAGAATCAACCAGCTCTGCCAGGCCTGTGTCTGAGCAGGAGAGCTTCAGAAGAGGAGTAGTGTCAcaataataatgatttattatATTGGATGAGCAAAAGTCCAGAAGACTAGCCATTAGGACTGCTGGAGAAGCAATCAGGAACCCAGCCAGCCAAGAGCATAGGACTAGCAGGGTGCAGACCCTGCTACTCATGATGGTTGTGTAATGCAGGGGTTTTTTGATGGCGACATAGCGGTCATAGGACATGGTAGCTAGAAGGTAAAACTCTGTGGCCCCCAGAAATATGGCAAAAAAGTATTGAAGGAAGCAGCCAACAAAGCTGATGGTTTTGTTTCCTGTTGAGATGCTCAGCAGGATTCTGggagtaaaaatagatatgtagaaaatttctaagatggaaaaattCCGAAGAAAGAAATACATGGGAGTTTGGAGGTGGGAGTCCAGTACAGTGAGAGTGATAATGGTCAAGTTGCTGATGATGCTGAATATatagatgagaaagaggaagagaaaaagtacAATCTGTAACTCAGTGACATCTGTCAGTCCAAGAAGAATGAAATCAGTCAATGTGGTGAGATTTTTCATTGTGACTTTGGCTGGATCTAAAGGCTAAAAGGAGACAAATTGAgggttattaaatattaaatagggAATATTAAATAGGGAATCCAGTcaaatcactttatttattttttgctatttatCACAAACTTTGACTTGTTTTTCCCAAGTTCCTTTTTCCTGCATAGTATAGGTTGTCTTGagggttcttttttatttaaggatGTCCCCATGCTACCCTTTCCCCAAGGACCATTCCAGGAATCTTTCTAAGAAGGATATTGTTAAATTAAATAGCAGACAGCTAAAGGAAGATAATGTAGATTGCAAGAATGAAGGGATAATGCTACAATAGGATCAGTTGAATTATTTGACTAGAGTCagaattcttaacattttttgtgcCATCAATCTTTGAGGCAGTCTGGCAAAGTCTATTAATCCCTGATCAGAATGATGTTTATCAGTGCATAAAACAaactatataatattatagaggaaaccaattatgttgaaatatagttacTGGAatagttaaaaaacaacaacaaattaacaacctccaaaatgaaaaattttctgACTACCAGGTTAGGAACCCTCTTTCACCCCTCTAGTGGACAGGAGTAGAAATACTGGCTAATAGTTATATTAATAATACTGGCTGTTTTAGGTCAAATGTTAGAACAAACTTCCTAGCCAGAAAGAGAATGAAGTGTCACAGGAGCTCATGCTTTTCCTTTCATGGAAGATCTTCTTGTGAAGGCTGAATGACCAATTTTTGGGCATgttgtaagggtttttttttttaaaggtagagCTTACTCCTGGTAGCCTTTGAGATGCTTTGGAATTTTGTGAGATTCCTTATTTTGCCATTTTATATGTTACACCTCCatatgatttatgttttttcatttcctaattctattctattcttttctattctattctattccaagGTTTGCAGATCTCTAGATTTCTTTTGATGCTTCCATTTATGGAGTTATGTCTTTCTCTATAgttgtatctctttttcttttccttccccattaTTAAAGGCATGTGCGTGTGGatacagatatacatacatacatacatatatatatacttacgtATATAATATGTTCCAAAAATTTTAGAgcaatttaaaatgttaatagctTAAATAAAGCTATTAAtatttaaacaataaataaagcttaaaataaataataaataaagcttAAATAAAGCTATTAATAGCTTAaagtttttaaactttaaaactgCATTATAACTTTTGGGAcatgtttatgtacatatataaattccACATATGTTTGCATGTAATTTTCCATGCCTACTTGtcatagtttgtcatttctttatagCCCACTTCTAGATATCAGAGGATATTCCTCCAAGATGGGTCATCAGGAAGGTATTGAGAGGCAGTGCATAGTGATTCTAGTTCTCCTCCTGAGAGTACTCTTAGAAAGAATTCCTATGTACTATTTTCCTGAGTCTCTGAAGGAATTTTAGGAGCTGTGCTTTAGCACTACAGGTCTTTCCTACTGACAATAATAATCAGTAGATGTTCCTCAGTTTGATAACTGATTTTGGAACTTCAgatttttgttgctttcctttccATGACTCATACAGTATCTGGTCTAAAATAAattcatgctctttgtggtggcaaaaaattggaaaatgagggggatgtctttcaattgggaaatggctaaacaaactgtggaatctgttggtaatggaatactattggaataatgaactggaggaattctatgtgaactggaatgacttccaggaactgatgcagagtgaaaggagcagaaccaggagaacattatacacagagactgatacgctgtggcaCAACtgagcaaagcaatgatccagaacatttctgagggacttatgagaaagaatgctattcacattcagaggaagaactgtgggagtagaaacacagaagacaaacaactgcttgaacacatgggttgatggggatatgattggggatgtatactctaaagtctaaatgatcaccttagtgcaattatcaataatatggaaataggtcttgatcaatgatacatgtaaaacccagtggaactgcgcaCCAGTTATGGGGATgggaggggggggaagaaagggaatcatgtaaacatggaaaaacattgtaaattaattaaataaaaattttgattaaaaaagtATGATAGAAGTGTAGGAGGCATATAGGGGGTTCAGTGGCTTGAGAACCATTTCTAGGAGAGAGGAGACtctaggttcatatctggtctcagacattttctagctgtgtagcctgaggcaagtcattttgcctagctcttacctctcttctgccttggaaacaatatacagtatggattctaagacagaaggtaaagatgttttccttttaaaaaaaagtttgataaaagtacattcttaaagttttttttttggttataatgGTATCTGCTGGCTCCACATTTTGGGCTAACATcttatattactattattgttatgaaTTTAATGGAAAGTGAGTGGGCAAATAAGTGGGAAAAGCATATGTTGGTTTCTCTTCATTTAAACTTTCCCCCCCTACATGTGCTTtgattctaatttaattttaattatactaTATATGAAAGAGAATTTCATATCTATATTTTCTAAGTTGATTCAATTCAGAAAATGTGTATGTAAATCAAAATTTTGTAAATTGAATCATGATATAAATGCACAAGGAATATTTACTCTGAAATAAATCTCATGGTTAAtcctctaaaaaaataaataaaataaatgggctattaagaaataattaattaatctctTTGACTAGATATTCAGAATCCAAGAATGAAAGaatctgagagctggaagggatcccaGGGCTTCTTCATTCTCTGATCACTCACCTTTGGCTTTCAGTTCCCAGTAGGATCCTACTAGAAATTTATATAACAATTGCTAATATTTCTAtgatactttaaggttttcaaaatgcttcacaaatgttattttattcttacaaaaacCATGAGATGTAGGAGTACTCATAGgtacccctattttacaggtaaaaaaaaactgaggcacttgtagaggctaaatgatttgacCAAGTCTTGCTCGTAAATGGCTGTTGTTGAATCTATACTCATTcatttctgactctaggtccagcactctatctaatgTATATCCTGAATATCTCATTGGATTGTCATCCCAATGGATTTTCTGTTCCACAGACTCAGAGAACAATGGAACCTAGTAAACAAGGTATATACTCACATGTTTAAAGTCCAGATAGATTAATAGAGATTTATTCCCCAGTGCTCTGAGGGGTGAATAAAAGATGAGAGTTCATATTTTGGTGATAAAGTAATATTGCATATAATACTTTTTCTCTGAGTCCCTTACTAGGTTCTGGACTTACCCTCATAAAAACATGCACCTTTACCAAGGTTTTGCAATAAAGCAACAGAGATCAGTTAACCCTTACCCACTGCAGCCTTTTAAGCAATCATATCTTGGTTCTCCACATTAATACAGCATCAAATTAGTTGAAAGACTCTGAGAGAGCTGTCCTTATCTTAGGAGCTGGATTCaatcaaaagagaagaaatggggTTGATATTAGAGGGTGTTCCAAAAGGAATGGTGCTGTGTGACCTCTGCAGTCCTGATGGATTCTCCTTTGAAAGTTCTATATCAATTTGAATCACTTTGGTTTTATCTCCTCTGTTCAGTAAGGGCACTGGGGGTTCatctgagtaaatcatttaaagGTGCTCTGGGGATGCACATTCTAAAGATGTTGGTGAAAATCTTAATTGGCAGCTTTGAAAATAAACTTTGAACAGCAAGAGGgtatagagagacagaggaaaaaagtGCCAGGAGAGTATCAATTAGTCAGaaagataaaaagcatttattaaagtctAACTGAGCTAAGGTTTATGCTAAGAACTcagagtacaaagaaaggcaaaaaaacagtCCTGGGACTTAAGGACCTCACTGCTAAAATGGAGAGATAATGTTCAAATGATATATTCAATCAAGATATAAATAGGACAAAttgtagataatcaacaaaattaaGGCCTCAAAATTCCATGGGTCTGGAAAAGGTttcctgaagaaggtgggattttagcttgGACCTTAAGGAAGCTGGGAAACCAGCAGGCTGAGGAGAAGTTAAATAGGTAGGAGGAGAGTAGTATCACAAAATTCTAGAGAGAAGAAGGCAATCGCTAAAGTCCAACATTGCAGAGAGATGATAAAGATAGCAAAAAAGATcactagatttggcaattaatagAGCTTTTAGCAATTTTggggagagagattttttttgaatgatgaggtcaaaagTCAGACTCAACAAAATTAACAAGAGAGCAAGAGGACAGGTAATGGAAGCAACTATTAAAGAGGGTCTTCTCAAACAGTTTAACCacaaaagacagaagagagatggAATGAGTTAGAGAAGATGGGTGGATCAGGTGAGGATTTTTTGAGGATGGAGAAGAAGACAAGACATGTCTAAATATTTGTAGACAATAAGAGAGCAGTCAGGATACAGGTAGAGACTTAAGATAAGTGAGTGAGTGGAGATGATAGAGGGAGTAATATTCCAGAAACAACTGGATGGAATGAGATCACTTGTGTATATAGAGGAGTTCACCTTGGCAAAGAGAGAGGCTACTTTATTATGTGAGACAAAGATGGAGGGTAAAATAATGGCAGAAAGCAGATAGGTCATGTGAgatgtggagaaggggaggagagagaactcTTGGAAAATGGTTTCaatattttcagtaaaatatgaggcaagactCCTGGCAGAAAAGGTAAGGGTAGGAGGAATTCATGGGATGTTTGAAAAGGGATCAAAAGGTTTGAAAAAGCCACTGGTGAATGAGATTGTGAGTTAATTTTGGAGGCATAAAGGGATTTCTTTgcagcagtgagggcccagttgaggttataaatttgtagtggactcagCATGGTGTCATGATTTTCTCCACTTTCATTCAGGACAATGAACTCGAACAAGAATTGAATAAAAGGATGATGGTTTGGATTAGAAGTGGGTTGCAAATTATGtagtatttttaattatttcaaatgcTTTACTGGAATACAGGTCGATATTTTTAAGACCAATATTTTTCCAGTGATGTTATACtgtggaaaattattatggtCTCCAAAGGATAAGTTCTAGGACACCCAATGAGTGGTGGAGTGACACACTGTGGGTATAAATAGACTGTAGCATATAATCAATAAAGCATTGTTTAAGAGAAGTGGTGCAAAAGatatacagtatttttttttaaacccttgtacttcggtgtattgtctcataggtggaagagtggtaagggtgggcaatgggggtcaagtgactttcccagggtcacacagctgggaagtggctgaggccaggtttgaacctaagacctcccatctctaggcctgactctcactccactgagctacccagctgccccccacagtaTTTTTACCTTTGCTAAGCTTTAAAACTTTGGAAGGCAATATTCATGTCTCCTTTTGAGTTGTCTTAATCTTAAAGCCaagcaaaaatattcatttctgtTCTTTGTGACCAGATTTTAAGTCATCTCACCCACCTTACAACTAAATTGGTCACCTTTCTCTGGTCAAACTTTAGCTTGTCAATCTATTACTCTCCACAGTGTTTGAGCCGGAATAAATCTTGTTGAATGTTAACTATTTAATTCTCTATATTCCCAGATTCTTTCCTTTAAATCTATTCTCCAGAAGCTGTTAATATGACATTTCTAAAATACAAGTCTGATCATGCCACTCCTTTACTCAAAATTCAAcattccctattgcttctagaatataaagaggaaacaTTCTTAATCTAGTGTTTAAAATCCTCCATACCCATGTACATTTCTGGtattattttgatttatctttttttgtgcattatccatttctttcctttttctttttaattcaaagatattttattttcccaattacattgaATAATAACTTTTAACCTACATTTTCCAaacttataagatccaaaccatctccctcctTACTTCCCCAACCCCcatcagagatggtaagcaatttgatcttggccatacatatattatcttgaaaaacacacttccatatgggtcaatgttgtaagagcacattcatacaaataaaactgtaaatacaatGATGTGAAAGATTGTATGCCTTGATCTGCTtccatctgattccaacagttctttctctggaagtaggtagcatttcccatcataaggccttcagaattgtccaagttttcacagttgatcatcatacagtattgatgttattgtgaacaatgttctctggttctccttatttcactcatGCACTATCCATTTCCAACAAATTGTCCTTCTAGTGTTTCCTatacaaaacattccatctctacATTTTGTGCTTGAGTGTTGGTAGTCAACTCTATCTGTACAGCCTTTTAGAATCTCTAGCATCTATTCGAGTTCAACTCAATTGTCACTTCCTAAATAGTGCTTTActaattcttcctctttccttaccCCATGTTAATTCTGTCTCCCTTTTGAAAttattgtatttacttatctgtataatattctatttctgtaatagaatatatatatatgtgtgtgtgtacatatatatgtgtatatatatatatattctggggCAAGGACATGTTTCCTTCTTGTCTTTGTGTCATCAGTGTTTGGTATAGCATCTTGTTGTTAGATGTTAGAAAAATATGTGcatgttagaaaaaataaatgtttattgaattgatttaaatttaattgacccgcttttttgtaattattttccatgtaatcttgaattttattaattcacTGGTGACTTGTGATCTTTTGGACCAAGTCCTTGAAAGCTTGTATCACTTGTTTGTTCCTTAGGGTGTAAATGAATGGATTTAGGAGGGGAGCAATTGAGGTTTGGAGGATACCTACACCCTTATGGAAAGTGACATCTTCTTTTGCTGAAGGTTTAATGTACATAAACATACAGCTGCCA belongs to Gracilinanus agilis isolate LMUSP501 chromosome 5, AgileGrace, whole genome shotgun sequence and includes:
- the LOC123249637 gene encoding olfactory receptor 6C4-like codes for the protein MKNLTTLTDFILLGLTDVTELQIVLFLFLFLIYIFSIISNLTIITLTVLDSHLQTPMYFFLRNFSILEIFYISIFTPRILLSISTGNKTISFVGCFLQYFFAIFLGATEFYLLATMSYDRYVAIKKPLHYTTIMSSRVCTLLVLCSWLAGFLIASPAVLMASLLDFCSSNIINHYYCDTTPLLKLSCSDTGLAELVDSLLAIVTLMTTLGLVIFSYSNIIQTIMRFPSVQQRKKAFSTCSSHMIVISLSYGSCLFIYIKPSAKEDFTFQKEVSIFPTSITPLLNPFIYTLRNKQVIQAFKNLVQKIMKH